The following coding sequences lie in one Ictalurus furcatus strain D&B chromosome 7, Billie_1.0, whole genome shotgun sequence genomic window:
- the LOC128610185 gene encoding transmembrane protein 185A-like isoform X2, with amino-acid sequence MNLRGLFQDFNPSKFLIYASLLLFSILLALKLDGVIQWSYWAVFTPIWLWKLMVVIGASVGTGVWATNPRYRAEGETHVEFKAMLIAVTIHILLLMFEVLVCDRIERGSYFWLLVFMPLFFASPLSVAACVWGFRHDRALELEIICSVNILQFIFIALRLDKIITWDWLVVCVPLWILMSFLCLVVLYYIIWSMLFLRSVDIIAEQRRTYVTMAVSWITIVVPLLIFEILLVHKLDGHNKLSYVSLFVPLWVSLVTLMASTFGQKGGNHWWFGIRKDFCHFLLELFPLLREYGNISYNLQHDDSDTFEETRAVPEPLKVAPMFFHKGVEIMPFPGKYFDPPPKLSIDIPD; translated from the exons atgaaTCTAAGAGGACTGTTCCAGGATTTTAACCCCAG CAAATTCCTCATATATGCCTCCCTTTTGCTGTTCTCCATCTTGCTGGCGCTAAAGCTGGATGGAGTTATCCAGTGGAGTTACTGGGCGGTGTTCACACCCATCTGGCTTTGGAAACTCATGGTTGTCATCGGCGCCTCGGTTGGGACTGGCGTGTGGGCTACTAACCCGCGCTATAG AGCGGAGGGTGAGACACATGTGGAATTCAAAGCCATGTTGATAGCAGTGACCATTCACATTCTGCTGCTGATGTTTGAAGTACTGGTGTGTGACAGAATCGAGAGGGGCTCCTACTTCTGGCTGCTCGTCTTCATGCCCCTCTTCTTTGCTTCGCCTCTGTCAGTGGCTGCTTGTGTCTGGGGGTTCCGCCATGACCGTGCACTAGAG TTGGAAATAATCTGCTCAGTCAACATTCTCCAGTTTATTTTCATTGCCTTGCGACTGGACAAAATAATCACCTGGGACTGGCTG GTAGTGTGTGTGCCACTGTGGATCCTCATGTCTTTCCTGTGTCTGGTTGTGCTCTACTATATAATTTGGTCCATGCTCTTCCTGCGCTCTGTGGACATCATTGCAGAGCAGCGTCGTACTTACGTCACCATGGCTGTGAGCTGGATAACCATTGTGGTGCCACTCCTAATCTTCGAG ATCTTGCTTGTTCATAAACTGGATGGACATAACAAATTGAgttatgtctctctctttgtgccTTTATGGGTCTCATTGGTCACGCTCATGGCCAGCACTTTTGGGCAGAAAGGCGGGAATCACT GGTGGTTTGGCATCCGCAAAGACTTCTGCCATTTCCTTCTGGAGCTTTTCCCTCTCCTACGAGAGTACGGCAACATCTCCTACAACCTGCAGCATGATGACTCTGACACCTTCGAGGAGACACGTGCTGTCCCTGAACCTTTGAAAGTTGCCCCCATGTTCTTCCACAAAGGAGTAGAGATCATGCCATTCCCTGGGAAATACTTTGACCCTCCCCCTAAACTGTCGATAGACATACCTGACTAA
- the tmem88b gene encoding transmembrane protein 88 b isoform X1: METSIIIATALIPSMQVTMSMTGTLEKGVVHQALDLSEEVPPNHHQEVHLQHSSTPDSTSAAGTPINGSGVVVPPPYSAPMAGGGEVPLELRGSLDCWACSVLVTAQNLVIATINLCLVALVFGLILTPVIVMVVFGFLCHSTVHPGGTSPYCSDLLSDGGCVALLIVGFLLITPLLVLALAAYCRLARHLQLSLCFIPYSRAVYKNLPATYHHGLGGRCCGQDAGQDRKKGKAWV, translated from the exons ATGGAAACTTCAATAATAATAGCAACTGCACTGATTCCTTCTATGCAGGTCACTATGAGTATGACTGGCACTCTAGAGAAGGGAGTTGTTCACCAGGCCCTTGACCTATCTGAGGAGGTCCCACCAAATCACCACCAGGAGGTTCATCTCCAGCACAGCAGCACCCCAGACTCCACATCTGCAGCTGGGACTCCTATCAACGGCTCTGGGGTGGTGGTGCCTCCTCCATATTCTGCACCAATGGCTGGAGGTGGTGAGGTTCCTCTTGAGCTGAGAGGCTCTCTGGACTGTTGGGCATGTTCAGTACTCGTAACAGCCCAGAACCTGGTGATAGCCACTATTAACCTGTGCCTGGTTGCTCTGGTGTTCGGCCTGATCCTCACTCCTGTCATAGTTATGGTGGTATTTGGATTTCTGTGCCACTCCACT GTGCATCCAGGTGGTACATCACCCTACTGttcagacctgctgagtgacgGAGGCTGTGTGGCTTTGTTAATCGTGGGCTTCCTGCTCATCACCCCACTGCTTGTTCTGGCATTGGCTGCCTACTGCAGACTGGCTCGTCACCTGCAGCTCAGCCTCTGTTTCATCCCTTACAGTCGCGCTGTCTACAAAAACCTGCCTGCCACATACCACCACGGCCTGGGAGGACGCTGCTGTGGACAAGACGCAGGTCAAGACAGAAAGAAGGGAAAAGCTTGGGTATGA
- the LOC128610185 gene encoding transmembrane protein 185A-like isoform X3: protein MLPSADKLYGDTDFLFQQDLAPAHSATTTSNSKFLIYASLLLFSILLALKLDGVIQWSYWAVFTPIWLWKLMVVIGASVGTGVWATNPRYRAEGETHVEFKAMLIAVTIHILLLMFEVLVCDRIERGSYFWLLVFMPLFFASPLSVAACVWGFRHDRALELEIICSVNILQFIFIALRLDKIITWDWLVVCVPLWILMSFLCLVVLYYIIWSMLFLRSVDIIAEQRRTYVTMAVSWITIVVPLLIFEILLVHKLDGHNKLSYVSLFVPLWVSLVTLMASTFGQKGGNHYPVTGKATEEH, encoded by the exons atgcttccatctgctgacaagctttatggagatactgatttccttttccagcaggacttagcacctgcccacagtgccacaACTACTAGTAAcag CAAATTCCTCATATATGCCTCCCTTTTGCTGTTCTCCATCTTGCTGGCGCTAAAGCTGGATGGAGTTATCCAGTGGAGTTACTGGGCGGTGTTCACACCCATCTGGCTTTGGAAACTCATGGTTGTCATCGGCGCCTCGGTTGGGACTGGCGTGTGGGCTACTAACCCGCGCTATAG AGCGGAGGGTGAGACACATGTGGAATTCAAAGCCATGTTGATAGCAGTGACCATTCACATTCTGCTGCTGATGTTTGAAGTACTGGTGTGTGACAGAATCGAGAGGGGCTCCTACTTCTGGCTGCTCGTCTTCATGCCCCTCTTCTTTGCTTCGCCTCTGTCAGTGGCTGCTTGTGTCTGGGGGTTCCGCCATGACCGTGCACTAGAG TTGGAAATAATCTGCTCAGTCAACATTCTCCAGTTTATTTTCATTGCCTTGCGACTGGACAAAATAATCACCTGGGACTGGCTG GTAGTGTGTGTGCCACTGTGGATCCTCATGTCTTTCCTGTGTCTGGTTGTGCTCTACTATATAATTTGGTCCATGCTCTTCCTGCGCTCTGTGGACATCATTGCAGAGCAGCGTCGTACTTACGTCACCATGGCTGTGAGCTGGATAACCATTGTGGTGCCACTCCTAATCTTCGAG ATCTTGCTTGTTCATAAACTGGATGGACATAACAAATTGAgttatgtctctctctttgtgccTTTATGGGTCTCATTGGTCACGCTCATGGCCAGCACTTTTGGGCAGAAAGGCGGGAATCACT atccagtgactgggaaggccactgaggAACACTGA
- the tmem88b gene encoding transmembrane protein 88 b isoform X2 produces the protein MSMTGTLEKGVVHQALDLSEEVPPNHHQEVHLQHSSTPDSTSAAGTPINGSGVVVPPPYSAPMAGGGEVPLELRGSLDCWACSVLVTAQNLVIATINLCLVALVFGLILTPVIVMVVFGFLCHSTVHPGGTSPYCSDLLSDGGCVALLIVGFLLITPLLVLALAAYCRLARHLQLSLCFIPYSRAVYKNLPATYHHGLGGRCCGQDAGQDRKKGKAWV, from the exons ATGAGTATGACTGGCACTCTAGAGAAGGGAGTTGTTCACCAGGCCCTTGACCTATCTGAGGAGGTCCCACCAAATCACCACCAGGAGGTTCATCTCCAGCACAGCAGCACCCCAGACTCCACATCTGCAGCTGGGACTCCTATCAACGGCTCTGGGGTGGTGGTGCCTCCTCCATATTCTGCACCAATGGCTGGAGGTGGTGAGGTTCCTCTTGAGCTGAGAGGCTCTCTGGACTGTTGGGCATGTTCAGTACTCGTAACAGCCCAGAACCTGGTGATAGCCACTATTAACCTGTGCCTGGTTGCTCTGGTGTTCGGCCTGATCCTCACTCCTGTCATAGTTATGGTGGTATTTGGATTTCTGTGCCACTCCACT GTGCATCCAGGTGGTACATCACCCTACTGttcagacctgctgagtgacgGAGGCTGTGTGGCTTTGTTAATCGTGGGCTTCCTGCTCATCACCCCACTGCTTGTTCTGGCATTGGCTGCCTACTGCAGACTGGCTCGTCACCTGCAGCTCAGCCTCTGTTTCATCCCTTACAGTCGCGCTGTCTACAAAAACCTGCCTGCCACATACCACCACGGCCTGGGAGGACGCTGCTGTGGACAAGACGCAGGTCAAGACAGAAAGAAGGGAAAAGCTTGGGTATGA
- the LOC128610185 gene encoding transmembrane protein 185A-like isoform X1 produces MLPSADKLYGDTDFLFQQDLAPAHSATTTSNSKFLIYASLLLFSILLALKLDGVIQWSYWAVFTPIWLWKLMVVIGASVGTGVWATNPRYRAEGETHVEFKAMLIAVTIHILLLMFEVLVCDRIERGSYFWLLVFMPLFFASPLSVAACVWGFRHDRALELEIICSVNILQFIFIALRLDKIITWDWLVVCVPLWILMSFLCLVVLYYIIWSMLFLRSVDIIAEQRRTYVTMAVSWITIVVPLLIFEILLVHKLDGHNKLSYVSLFVPLWVSLVTLMASTFGQKGGNHWWFGIRKDFCHFLLELFPLLREYGNISYNLQHDDSDTFEETRAVPEPLKVAPMFFHKGVEIMPFPGKYFDPPPKLSIDIPD; encoded by the exons atgcttccatctgctgacaagctttatggagatactgatttccttttccagcaggacttagcacctgcccacagtgccacaACTACTAGTAAcag CAAATTCCTCATATATGCCTCCCTTTTGCTGTTCTCCATCTTGCTGGCGCTAAAGCTGGATGGAGTTATCCAGTGGAGTTACTGGGCGGTGTTCACACCCATCTGGCTTTGGAAACTCATGGTTGTCATCGGCGCCTCGGTTGGGACTGGCGTGTGGGCTACTAACCCGCGCTATAG AGCGGAGGGTGAGACACATGTGGAATTCAAAGCCATGTTGATAGCAGTGACCATTCACATTCTGCTGCTGATGTTTGAAGTACTGGTGTGTGACAGAATCGAGAGGGGCTCCTACTTCTGGCTGCTCGTCTTCATGCCCCTCTTCTTTGCTTCGCCTCTGTCAGTGGCTGCTTGTGTCTGGGGGTTCCGCCATGACCGTGCACTAGAG TTGGAAATAATCTGCTCAGTCAACATTCTCCAGTTTATTTTCATTGCCTTGCGACTGGACAAAATAATCACCTGGGACTGGCTG GTAGTGTGTGTGCCACTGTGGATCCTCATGTCTTTCCTGTGTCTGGTTGTGCTCTACTATATAATTTGGTCCATGCTCTTCCTGCGCTCTGTGGACATCATTGCAGAGCAGCGTCGTACTTACGTCACCATGGCTGTGAGCTGGATAACCATTGTGGTGCCACTCCTAATCTTCGAG ATCTTGCTTGTTCATAAACTGGATGGACATAACAAATTGAgttatgtctctctctttgtgccTTTATGGGTCTCATTGGTCACGCTCATGGCCAGCACTTTTGGGCAGAAAGGCGGGAATCACT GGTGGTTTGGCATCCGCAAAGACTTCTGCCATTTCCTTCTGGAGCTTTTCCCTCTCCTACGAGAGTACGGCAACATCTCCTACAACCTGCAGCATGATGACTCTGACACCTTCGAGGAGACACGTGCTGTCCCTGAACCTTTGAAAGTTGCCCCCATGTTCTTCCACAAAGGAGTAGAGATCATGCCATTCCCTGGGAAATACTTTGACCCTCCCCCTAAACTGTCGATAGACATACCTGACTAA
- the ankrd46b gene encoding ankyrin repeat domain-containing protein 46, which produces MSYVFINDTSQTSVPLLQACIDGDLAFARRLLETGCDPNIRDNRGRTGLHLAAARGNVEICRFLHKFGADLLATDYQGNTALHLCGHVDTIQFLVSNGLKIDICNHNGSTPLVLAKRRGVNKDAIRLLEGLEEQEVKGFNRGTHSKLETMQMAESESAMESHSLLNPNLQNSEGVLSSFRSTWQEFVEDLGFWRVLLLLVIIALLSLGIAYYVSGVLPFSASQLELVH; this is translated from the exons ATGTCATATGTCTTCATCAATGACACGTCACAGACGAGCGTGCCATTACTTCAGGCTTGCATTGATGGAGACCTAGCATTCGCCAGACGGCTCCTGGAGACAGGCTGTGATCCTAACATCCGTGACAACCGAGGTCGCACTGGCCTTCACCTAGCAGCAGCACGTGGCAATGTGGAGATCTGTCGCTTCCTGCACAAATTTGGTGCAGATCTGCTAGCCACCGATTATCAGGGAAACACGGCGCTGCATCTGTGTGGACATGTTGACACCATTCAGTTCCTTGTCTCCAATGGCCTCAAGATAGACATCTG TAATCATAATGGCTCGACTCCTCTGGTGCTGGCCAAGCGGCGAGGTGTGAATAAAGATGCCATTCGGCTGCTGGAGGGTCTGGAGGAGCAGGAGGTGAAGGGCTTCAATAGAGGCACTCATTCCAAACTAGAGACCATGCAGATGGCCGAGAGTGAGAG TGCAATGGAGAGCCACTCACTGCTGAACCCCAACCTGCAGAACAGTGAGGGTGTACTGTCCAGTTTTCGCTCCACCTGGCAGGAGTTTGTGGAGGATCTAGGTTTCTGGAGGGTTCTCCTGCTGTTAGTGATCATCGCCCTGCTCTCTCTGGGCATTGCTTACTATGTGAGTGGGGTACTGCCCTTCTCTGCCAGCCAGCTGGAGCTGGTCCACTGA